Part of the Bacillus cereus group sp. RP43 genome is shown below.
TTTCTAAATTTCAATCCAATTTTCACAGCTATTTTAGCATTTATTTTCCTTGGAGAAGAACTAACATGGATTCAAATTTTCGGGACAATTATCGTCGTTACAGGGTGCTATTTATTCTCTCATTTTAAAACTGTTTCTCCTCAGACGACTAGAGCTTTAGTACGAAAGCATTCTTAATGAAAAAGCATCGCCACCAGAGTGGCGATGTTTTTATTTACCTTTCATTTCTTTCACATACTGTTTTTCTTCTTCTGGCGATAAACGTTCTGTTGCCTTTCCGGTATCACCGCCTTGAATTTCCCACAAAAAGTTATGCTCCTCAACCGTCTGTGAAAAATCCCCTTTCTCCCAGCGCTCTAAAGTAGAAAGTAGCTTTGATTTATTTTTAAAATTTGTACTCCTTTCTACTGCTTCCTTCGCACTACGAATTTCCTTATTTGTCATTTCAATAAATCCCCATTTTTCAGAGGATTTCACTTTTTGATGTACCATCCTATGCATTGTAGAAATAATTTCATCTTCACTAGCTTGTTGCTTCCCTTCCTTTTCTTTCTTCCCTTGTTGCCCCGTTACATTTTGTGCTTTCAGACTTTTCTCTTCTTCTTCTATATAATTAAGAAGTTTCGTAACACCGAATACAGCTCCTATCGCAATTACAATCATTGTAATTGTCCCTATAATCCATTTTTTCATATTATGTATTCCCCATTCCCCTAATAATCACATAAACAAATGGAATCGCCTGCGCACAGCCGATTCCATTTGTTTCCTTATTTCATTTTAAACCTTCATCGCTTCTCGCACAATATAACTATCTACATATTGTTTGAATTTTATAATTTTTCTATTCTCTATTTGCCATACATGAACAAATTCTGCTTCAAACGCTTTTCCAGTTTCTTTATAAATCCCAGAATACACACCTTCAGCAACAATCATATCTTTCCCGTTTACTTCATGGTACGTATTTACACTCGCTTTATAATTATCCCATTCTGATCCTAAACGGCTAAATACATTTTCCATTATAGCTTCTACACCTATATACGTTCCGCCGTACGGGAAACCTTTTGCCTCTGTCCACTCTACTTTTTCAGAGAGAGCTTCCGCTAAATGTTTTGCATTCGAAGAAGCTGATCCTTCATATGTGCTTCGAATAATTTCTAAATTTGTTTTTTGTACCATTATTTTTTCACCCCAAATGCGTTTGCCGCTAAAACAAGTCCAATTTCTAACGCTTTAACGCGCGGGAATCGTTCCTTTATTGCCGTTTGAATTTCTTCACTTGAAGGATTTCCTGCAAGAACTTCATCAAATGCTACTAAATATTTACGAGTATGCTTAATCGCATCTGCTGTATTTGGTACGTCATAATCACGATGACCCGCTACAACAATTTCAGGGTGAAGATTTTCAAGTTCACTTAATGTTTCTAACCATTTATGACGAGCTTCAGCATCTGTTTCTAACGTCCATGCGAAAGTATTGTTATAAACGATATCGCCTGTAACAACGGCTTTTAATGATGGAATCCATACATAACTATTATTCGGTGTATCACCTTGCAAACCACCTTTAATGATTAAATCATTTCCCTCTAAAATCAATTTCTCTTCTGTTAATTCATCTGGAACAATTGGTTGATGAGGAACATTATGCCCAATAGATGGTTTCCACTGTTCCACTTTCTTCTCAAGTGTATTACGAATATCTTCAACAGTATTCCGTAACGCAACAATCTTTGCTTCTGGAAATGCTTCATGTAATACATTTAATCCAAAATAGTGATCTGGATGGAAATGAGTCACATAAATATGAGTTAAATTCTTTCCTGTTTCAATAATTTGAGCTGCTAAACGGTGCGCATCACTTAATAAAAATTGTGCATCGATAAGAATTGCATCTTTTTCTCCGTATACAATTGTGGATGTAACTTGAAATGCTTGCTCAGATCCTGTAAAAACCTCTAAATGTAATTTTGACATGTTATTTCCTCCACTTTTTATTTACTCTTTTATATTTCTTTATTCTTTAAGCTTTATCCTAGTTGTAACCAATTTAGTTACAACTAGGATAAAAAAATATATAAATCATTTTATCGTTAATCGACTTGATGTAATCATTATAGTTACACCAAGTCGTCAAGTCAACACTTAAAAAATGAAATTTACTTCGTTTTCATTACTTTCTCTTTTAAGAAACGATCTACATATCCTTCTGCTTTTACAACGAATAAATACGCACCCATTGATAATAATGCAAGATCTAATTCATATCCCGGATTCTTTCCATCTCCTAATAAGCCTGCTGCTCCATTTACCTTTACGATAGCTCCCGCTAAAATAAGAGCGAATAACAATCCTACATATCGTACGCCTAAACCGATAATTAATAATATACCACCAACTAATTCAACTGTTGCTATGCCGTATGCAAGACCACCTGGTAAGCCGATGCTTGTAAACCACCCTGCTACGTTATCGATACCTGATTGAAACTTTGCTAAACCGTGTGCAAAAAAAGTAACTCCTAACACGATACGAATAATTAAATTCCCAATATATTGATTCATTTTGAACTCTCCTTTTTGTTTTGTTATGGTGAACGTTTATTCACAAGACAAAACAATACGGTATTTCTTTTCATTCGTCAAATGCTTTTTTTAAAGAAAACAAAAAACATTATCCGTTTTACGAATAATGTCTTTTATAAAATAGCGCAAATTCAAGCTTTTACTCTATCACACAGAAAAAGTTGAAACTTTTTTCCAGCACCAATATAAGGCAATAACGGCACGTCCTCTTCCACAACCATTCCGACAACATTCACTTTCTCATCTACAGGTAAATCATTTACAACAACTTGCATTTCCCCAGCATATCTACCGTACAATTCATTATCAATTGTAATACTACCTTTCTTTCTTGAAATTGTATTCATCGGTTGTAATACAACTTTATTTCCTTCTCTTGATTCGACAGAGCGAATGACATCACGTGCTGGATCAAGCCGGTTCGTATGCACTCGTTCTAACAGTTGTACAGTTTCGCTATCATTTATAAATGATTGATATCGCACCGGAATAATCCCTCTACTCGCACTT
Proteins encoded:
- a CDS encoding DoxX family protein codes for the protein MNQYIGNLIIRIVLGVTFFAHGLAKFQSGIDNVAGWFTSIGLPGGLAYGIATVELVGGILLIIGLGVRYVGLLFALILAGAIVKVNGAAGLLGDGKNPGYELDLALLSMGAYLFVVKAEGYVDRFLKEKVMKTK
- a CDS encoding nuclear transport factor 2 family protein is translated as MVQKTNLEIIRSTYEGSASSNAKHLAEALSEKVEWTEAKGFPYGGTYIGVEAIMENVFSRLGSEWDNYKASVNTYHEVNGKDMIVAEGVYSGIYKETGKAFEAEFVHVWQIENRKIIKFKQYVDSYIVREAMKV
- a CDS encoding PRK06770 family protein → MKKWIIGTITMIVIAIGAVFGVTKLLNYIEEEEKSLKAQNVTGQQGKKEKEGKQQASEDEIISTMHRMVHQKVKSSEKWGFIEMTNKEIRSAKEAVERSTNFKNKSKLLSTLERWEKGDFSQTVEEHNFLWEIQGGDTGKATERLSPEEEKQYVKEMKGK
- a CDS encoding MBL fold metallo-hydrolase, translated to MSKLHLEVFTGSEQAFQVTSTIVYGEKDAILIDAQFLLSDAHRLAAQIIETGKNLTHIYVTHFHPDHYFGLNVLHEAFPEAKIVALRNTVEDIRNTLEKKVEQWKPSIGHNVPHQPIVPDELTEEKLILEGNDLIIKGGLQGDTPNNSYVWIPSLKAVVTGDIVYNNTFAWTLETDAEARHKWLETLSELENLHPEIVVAGHRDYDVPNTADAIKHTRKYLVAFDEVLAGNPSSEEIQTAIKERFPRVKALEIGLVLAANAFGVKK